One Deltaproteobacteria bacterium DNA segment encodes these proteins:
- the rplN gene encoding 50S ribosomal protein L14 has protein sequence MIQQETELEVADNSGARKVACIRVLGGTHRRYASIGDVIVVTIKDAIPNARVKKGEVKKAVVVRTRRSVSRPDGSYIKFDDNAAVLIDNNREPIGTRIFGPVARELRAQKFMKIISLAPEVL, from the coding sequence ATGATTCAACAAGAGACTGAGCTGGAAGTCGCCGACAACTCGGGCGCGCGCAAAGTCGCGTGCATCCGGGTGCTCGGCGGCACGCACCGCCGCTACGCGTCGATCGGCGACGTGATCGTCGTGACGATCAAGGACGCGATCCCGAACGCGCGCGTGAAGAAGGGCGAGGTGAAGAAAGCCGTCGTCGTGCGCACGCGCCGCAGCGTGTCGCGCCCCGACGGCTCCTACATCAAGTTCGACGACAACGCGGCCGTGCTGATCGACAACAACCGCGAGCCGATCGGCACGCGCATCTTCGGGCCGGTCGCGCGCGAGCTGCGCGCGCAGAAGTTCATGAAGATCATCTCGCTCGCGCCGGAGGTCCTCTAA
- the rpsH gene encoding 30S ribosomal protein S8: MTDPISDMLARIRNAGQARHPSLQVPSSKLKLAVARVLADAGYLESVGVAAKDGRPVLEIKLRFGRDGKSVIDGMRRVSKPSRRVYVSAEEIPRVRSGLGTAVISTNKGVLSDAAAREQRVGGELLCEVW; the protein is encoded by the coding sequence ATGACTGATCCCATTTCTGACATGCTCGCGCGGATCCGCAATGCGGGTCAGGCGCGCCATCCGTCGCTGCAGGTGCCTTCGTCGAAGCTGAAGCTCGCCGTCGCGCGCGTGCTCGCCGACGCCGGCTACCTCGAGTCCGTCGGCGTCGCTGCGAAGGACGGCCGCCCGGTGCTCGAGATCAAGCTGCGCTTCGGCCGCGACGGCAAGAGCGTGATCGACGGCATGCGCCGCGTCTCGAAGCCGAGCCGCCGCGTCTACGTGAGCGCGGAAGAGATTCCGCGCGTGCGCAGCGGCCTCGGCACGGCGGTGATCTCCACGAACAAGGGCGTGCTTTCCGACGCCGCGGCGCGCGAGCAGCGCGTCGGCGGCGAGCTGCTCTGCGAGGTTTGGTAA
- the rplE gene encoding 50S ribosomal protein L5, producing the protein MAAPRIQERYRKEVAPKLRTEFSYGNPHQVPNLSKIVVNIGLGEAVANPKLMEKATEELAAITGQKPLVRKSKKAIANFKLRAGLPIGCMVTLRGARMWEFFDRLVNVALPRVRDFRGTPAKGFDGRGNYTLGLREQIIFPEVEFDKVEKIVGMNVTVCTTAKTDAEAKALLAHLGMPFRRA; encoded by the coding sequence ATGGCCGCCCCGCGCATTCAAGAGCGCTACCGCAAAGAGGTGGCGCCGAAGCTCCGCACCGAGTTCTCGTACGGGAACCCGCATCAGGTGCCGAATCTCTCGAAGATCGTCGTGAACATCGGCCTCGGCGAAGCGGTCGCGAACCCGAAGCTGATGGAGAAGGCGACGGAAGAGCTCGCGGCCATCACCGGTCAGAAGCCGCTCGTGCGCAAGTCGAAGAAGGCGATCGCCAACTTCAAGCTGCGCGCTGGCCTCCCGATCGGCTGCATGGTCACGCTGCGCGGCGCGCGCATGTGGGAGTTCTTCGACCGGCTCGTGAACGTCGCTCTCCCCCGCGTGCGCGACTTCCGCGGTACGCCGGCGAAGGGCTTCGACGGGCGCGGCAACTACACGCTGGGCCTGCGCGAGCAGATCATCTTCCCGGAAGTCGAGTTCGACAAAGTCGAGAAGATCGTCGGCATGAACGTGACCGTGTGCACGACGGCCAAGACCGACGCCGAGGCGAAGGCGCTGCTGGCGCACCTCGGCATGCCGTTCCGCCGGGCGTGA
- the rplF gene encoding 50S ribosomal protein L6, with the protein MSRVGRKAVAIPSGVTIAHKDGVIEVKGPKGTLKETLHARVKVEVAGGEVKFGCPDDLPPTRALHGLVRATVQNMVTGVTMGFTRELEIQGTGFRAEVKGKSLNLTVGFSHPVEMAIPEGLKVSVAENKIKIEGANRHTVGQFASNVREVKPPEPYKGKGIRYVDEHVRRKVGKAAAG; encoded by the coding sequence ATGTCTCGCGTGGGTCGAAAAGCGGTCGCGATTCCGTCGGGCGTCACGATCGCCCACAAGGACGGCGTGATCGAAGTGAAGGGGCCGAAGGGCACCCTCAAGGAAACGCTGCACGCGCGCGTGAAGGTCGAGGTCGCGGGCGGCGAGGTGAAGTTCGGGTGCCCCGACGATCTGCCGCCGACGCGCGCGCTGCACGGGCTCGTGCGCGCCACGGTGCAGAACATGGTCACGGGCGTGACGATGGGCTTCACGCGCGAGCTCGAGATCCAGGGCACGGGCTTCCGCGCCGAGGTGAAGGGCAAGAGCCTGAACCTCACCGTGGGCTTCTCGCACCCGGTCGAGATGGCGATTCCGGAAGGCCTCAAGGTCTCGGTCGCGGAAAACAAGATCAAGATCGAAGGCGCCAACCGGCACACCGTGGGCCAGTTCGCGTCGAACGTACGCGAGGTGAAGCCGCCGGAGCCATACAAGGGCAAGGGCATCCGCTACGTCGACGAGCACGTGCGCCGCAAGGTCGGCAAGGCCGCGGCCGGCTGA